From a region of the Castanea sativa cultivar Marrone di Chiusa Pesio chromosome 10, ASM4071231v1 genome:
- the LOC142612822 gene encoding uncharacterized protein LOC142612822, protein MASIEFDDDDDDDKKLRKAVVIQRRPLMMLKDYLRDDLSSCSSNGFKSFPRRQCCSSTTVRFLLELDLKLTDHSSTSTTKITAKQRLFRLRSRSLRSMLTATPPASTTTTTTISTFQRASEAVINAVKKQLPFHSVISPSSVKTRKGHFLSRSLSRKLFRTSFWNWKRADKEEEGKLKESDIGRWRLFSEFLNEKDEPSDIAATTTTSSKSWAESEFTAEVLRSSSGNSNSESVSTSTDVVEGKNDLPVKKVSKTERVGVTVGEDSMLGATNTYSGTNTKEWANEKKERFSPVSVLDSPFEDDEDIGSPFESSLACIEGTKQKFMHKIRRFECLAQLEPVDLEERIALCELNHESPQSPMQPCSLPTQDNNTFDKKEENLTEELKAQELLDLIRTKSSPSGSKFKVDSLLLDFFEENNVNASTTTRCNNENQHEILKVIEDWLSGQPQELLLGWEVQDGRQVYVKDMEKGGTWSTFVEEEKEVALEVEDEVWTTLLNDLLLDLF, encoded by the exons ATGGCTTCGattgaatttgatgatgatgatgatgatgataagaaGCTGAGAAAGGCAGTTGTGATTCAACGAAGGCCGTTGATGATGCTGAAAGATTACCTTAGAGACGATCTGAGCTCCTGCTCATCCAACGGTTTCAAATCGTTTCCACGCCGACAATGCTGTAGTAGTACAACCGTCCGATTCCTCCTCGAGCTCGATCTCAAACTCACAGATCATTCctcaacatcaacaacaaaaatcaccgCCAAGCAACGACTTTTCCGTCTTCGTAGTCGAAGCCTGCGTTCGATGTTAACGGCAACGCCACCTGCTTCAACAACTACTACAACTACCATTTCCACGTTTCAGAGAGCTTCGGAGGCGGTGATTAACGCCGTGAAGAAGCAACTTCCGTTTCACTCCGTTATTTCTCCGTCGTCTGTCAAAACCAGGAAAGGCCATTTTCTCTCTCGGAGTCTTTCACGGAAGCTATTCAGAACAAGCTTCTGGAACTGGAAGAGAGCTgataaagaagaagagggaAAACTTAAAGAGAGCGATATCGGACGGTGGAGATTGTTCAGCGAGTTTCTCAACGAAAAAGATGAGCCGTCGGATATCGCTGCGACTACCACTACAAGCAGTAAGAGTTGGGCGGAGAGTGAATTTACTGCAGAGGTTTTACGGTCTTCGAGTGGTAATTCTAATTCAGAGAGTGTTTCAACCTCAACCGACGTCGTGGAGGGTAAAAATGATTTACCGGTGAAGAAGGTGAGCAAGACTGAGAGAGTAGGCGTAACAGTCGGTGAGGATTCCATGTTGGGAGCAACCAATACCTACTCTGGAACTAACACAAAG GAGTGGGCAAATGAGAAGAAGGAACGATTTAGTCCAGTGTCTGTGCTGGATAGTCCAtttgaagatgatgaagataTAGGCTCGCCTTTCGAGAGTAGCCTTGCGTGCATAGAAg GTACAAAACAAAAGTTTATGCATAAGATACGGCGGTTTGAGTGTCTCGCTCAACTAGAACCAGTAGATTTAGAAGAACGCATTGCCTTGTGCGAGCTCAACCATGAATCTCCTCAATCGCCCATGCAACCTTGCTCATTACCCACCCAGGACAACAACACGTTCgacaagaaagaagaaaacctaACAGAAGAATTAAAGGCTCAAGAATTACTTGACCTCATCAGAACAAAGAGCTCACCAAGTGGTTCTAAATTCAAGGTAGACAGTCTATTGTTGGATTTCTTTGAAGAGAATAATGTAAATGCAAGCACAACAACACGTTGCAACAATGAAAATCAGCATGAGATATTGAAGGTCATAGAAGATTGGCTTAGTGGGCAGCCACAAGAATTGTTACTAGGATGGGAGGTACAGGATGGGAGACAAGTCTATGTTAAGGACATGGAAAAGGGTGGGACGTGGAGCACATttgttgaagaagaaaaagaggtgGCTTTGGAGGTTGAGGATGAGGTTTGGACTACTTTGCTTAACGACCTATTACTTGACCTCTTTTGA